AGCGGCGGTGCACTGACTGCGGCCGCCGTGGTGGGGGCGACAATGGCGGCGGCGGTGGGGGCCGCGCTGATCGCCGCCCGTCGGACGATGCTGATCCGCCCGACGGAGGCGCTCGGTGAGATCGCCGTGGAATCCAGTCGGAACAGCAAGATCCGCCTGTTCGTCGGGTTCGCCACCCTGGCGGGTGCCATCTACCTGACCACGCTCAGCACGACGCAGAAGGGGAACGCTGCCCTCGGCACCGCGCTCGGCATGCTGTTCGCGCTCGTCTTCGCGGTCGCCCTGCTCGCCCCCTGGATCAACCGGGTGGCCGCCCGCCTTCTCGGCCCGGTGCTGCGTGCGGTGTGGGGCGACAGCGGCTACTTGGCCGCGGCGAACCTGCGCGCCAACGCCCAGGGCATGGTCACCGTGCTGACCGCACTGGTGCTGACGGTCGGCCTCGGTGGCTCGATCTGGTTCCTCCAGGACAACCTGCAACGACAGACCGTCACCCAGAACCGCGCCGGGATGCTTGCCCAGCACTCCATGAGCTCCGCCACCAGCCTGCCTGAGACCGCCCTCGCAGAAATACGCGGGATTCCCGGCGTGGTGGCCGCCACCGGAGTGCGGAACACCTCGATCATCCTCGGCGGAGGCGGGGAAGGCGGCGGTGTGCAGGCGATCGATCCGGACGGCGTCGAGCACACCATGGACCTTCAGGTTCGCAGCGGCAGCCTGGCTGACCTGCGCGGGCCCGCCATGGCGGTGTCGACCCTGCAAGCCGATTCGAACGACTGGAAAGTCGGCGACCAGGCCGAGGTGTGGCTCGGCGACGGCACACCGGCCACCCTGCGCATCGTCGCGATCTACGACCGGGGCATAGGCTTCGGCGACTTCACCGTCACCAAGGACGTCATCGAGGGCCACACCGCCTCCACCGGCTACGAGCGGATCCTTGTCCGCGCCGAACCGGGCACCGACATCACCACCGCCCTGGCTGACGTCACCGACCGGCACCCCGGCAGCACCATGACGAACACGGCCGGGCTCACCGGCCGGCTTGCCAACGACCTGGCGCTGAGCGCCTGGTTGAACAAGCTGCTGATGGGCATGATGATCGGTTACGCCGCCCTGGCCGCCGCCAACACCATGGTCATGGCCGCCCTCACCCGTGGCCGCGAACTGGCTTCACTGCGCATGGTCGGCGTCACCCGGAAGCAGGTGAAAAGAATGGTCCACGCGGAACAGTCCGGCCTGCTCGGCGTTTCCCTGCTCATCGGCGGATCCATCGCCGCGCTCACCCTGGTATCAGTGGTGCGCACTCTCACCGGGCAGAGCGTTCCTTATGTCCCCACGCTGGGATGGGTGTCCATCATCGGCGGCACGGCGCTGCTCGCCCTGCTCACCACCATCCTGCCCATCGCACAACTGCTCCGGGTCCCACCGATCGCCGGCATCGGCGTCAAGGAGTGACGGTCACCGGGGACGGCAGACGTCCCTGATCCGGTTGAACGACAACCGAAGGGCGTGTCCGCACTGCGAGGACGCCCTTCGGTTGTGGTCGTCAAGCGTCCGGCCGGAGAGAGCGCTCGCGGCGGTCGAGCATCGAACAGCTGCGGTTGTTCCCCCACCGCTGCGTCACCGAGACGCGATGCTCAAGGCGGTGCTCACCGCCCATGCCGAAGACGGGGATGCTGCCCAAGCGCGAACACGGCTTGGCCGGGATCACCCGCCGCACACGCCGCACGACCGGAGCCGTATTCGTCCGGGCTGAGCCAGCCGAGTCCTTCTGGATGCGCTCGGTAAGCGGCGCTACCTCGGTTCGGTGCCTTGGAGGTAGCGCAGGACCGCGGTGACGCGTCGGTCGGCGCGGTCGTCGGGTGCGAGGTCGAGCTTGGCGAAGATGCTGCGGATGTGCTTGTGCACTCCTCCCTCGGTGATCACGAGCCGCTCGGCGATGGCGGTGTTGCCGAGTCCTTCGGCCATGAGCGCGAGCACATCCCGTTCCCGGGGGCTCAACCGGCCCAGCGCGCTGGTGTGCGGGTTGCGTGCCAGCAGCTGGCCCACCACCTCGGGGTCGACGGCGGTGCCGCCACCGGCCACCCGGTGCAGCGCGGTCAGGAATTCGTCGACCCGCCCCACCCGTTCCTTCAGCAGGTAGCCGAGCCGGTCGGCGCCGGTGGTCAGCAACTCGGTGGCGAACGCCTGCTCCACGTACGCCGAGAGCACGAGCACCGCGAGGCCGGGCCGGCGGCGGCGTGCCTCGACGGCTGCCACGATTCCCTCGTCGGTGTGGGTGGGTGGCATCCGCACGTCGACGATGGCGACGTCCGGCTCGTGCTCGGCCACCGCGGCCAGGAACGATCCCGGCGTGTCGGTGGTGGCCACCACGTCGAGCGACTCGGCGCGCAGCAGCAGCGCCAACCCCTCGCGCAGCAGCGGGTCGTCCTCCGCGATCACGATCCGCACGGCAGCTCCACTCGCATCGTCGTCGGCCCGCCGGGCGGGCTGTCCAGGGTGAATCGCCCGTCGTGCGCCTCGACCCGCCGGCGAATGCCGGACAAGCCCGACCCGCCGCGTTCGTCCGCGCCACCCCGGCCGTCGTCGCCGATCCGCAGCAGCAGCCGATCACCATCCCGGCACACCGCCACCACAGCGCTCGCGGCGCCGCTGTGCTTCGCCACGTTGGAGAGAGCTTCGGCCACCACGAAGTACGCGGTGGCCTCGACCGAGGCGGCGCAACGGCCCGGCACGTCCACCACCACCTCGCACGGCACACCGCAGCTGCCCGCGAGGCCGGCCACGGCGGTTGCCGCACCAGGGCCGCCTCACCATTCAGGCACTTGGCGTAGACCTTGTGCAGGACCTCCACCGAGTGCCCCGCCCACTCCGCCACTGTGGTCGACGGCACGCCCCGTTGAACCACGACACCGCAGCGTGCCGCAGGTCGTGCTCCAGTCCAAAGGAATCGGCATCAAGGCCGATGGCACGGTCGGCAGTGTCGTCTACGAGGACATCATCACGCGCCAACCCGACGGTTGGAAGATCAGCTACCGCAAGGTGACTGCCAGGCGATCGGCACTTGGCGACCACAAACCCGGTCCCCGCATGGCTCGGCGATCGATGCGCCGGCCGGCCATCTGTTCGCGTTCCCCGCAGAGGTTGTGGGATCTCGAATGCGACGGCGGATCTCGCGCTGGCAGGCAGTTGGCGGATACGTCATAGCGGCCAGGAATCCGCAGGCGAAGTCGAGTGTCGCAAAACGGTGAAGGCGAGTAGGAAACGACGCCCGAATGAGACTGATCTTGGTGATGTCCTGGTGAGACAAGCGGGAAACCCAGGTCAGCCGGCGAAGTCCCCGCGCCGTACGTCGTCCAGCACCGCACCCTCGAACCGGGTGCCGGTGAGGGTCGCGCCGAACAGGCTCGCACCCGTCAGGTCGCTTCGGGCGAAGTCCGCTCCGGTCAGGTCGGCCCCGGTGAACGCGGTGCCGCGCAGCCTGGCGTCGACGACGGTCGCCCCGGTCAGGTCGGCCATGGCGAGCAGTGCGCCACCGGCGTCCACGCCGGACAGATCGGCGCCCGCCAGGTTGGCGTGCGCGAGCGAGGCGTCCCGCAGCACCGCGCGCTCCAGACGGGCGGCCCCCAGGTCCACGAACTCCAACTCGGCGCCGGACAGGTCGACACCGGTCAGGTCCCGTCCCGCGCACGGCGCGGCGCGGAGGTCCCGGCCGTCGGTGTCCGCCACCTCCGGCAGCTCCACCAGGTGCGCCCGCCAGTCGCCGCCGGTCCGCAGGGCGGTCAGCGCACCGTCCAGCATGACCCTGCCCCGCTCGGTCAGCCAGCGCTCCCGGAGCAGGCGCTCCCGTCGACGCGTCTCGTCCAGCACGACATCTCCCCTGGTCAGCTACCGGGTGGCCATTCATGATACGGCGGGAACGAGCCGTGCCCGACCTCGTTGAGGAACCCGGCCAGCCGGTTGATCAGCCGGTTGACCTCGCTGAGCCGTTCCAACAGCACCGTCATGCCGCGCTCGGTCATGGTGTCGGGCGGGTTGTGGGCCTCGCGGGTCAGGGCCTCCCGCACCTTGAACAGGCCGTCGCACGCCTCTTGCAGGTCGCGGATGTGCGAGAACGGCCGTCCGTCGGACCTCCGCGCGACGACCTCACCCCGGGCTTCCCTCCGGGCGGCGCTGTAGTGGTTGTGGTTCGGTTCGCGGTTGATCTCGCCGACCGGGTTCCTCTTGAGGTTCTCCAACTTGGCGATGGCGTTCACGGCCTCCTGCCGCAGACCCAGCGACCGGTTCGGCACCGGCGGTTCCTCGACCACCGGCGGCTTCTCCGCCGGCGTCGGGGGCTCCTCGACGGGCGGCGGGCGCACCGGCGGCTCCTCCACCGGAGGCGGCCGGACGGGTGGTGGCGGCGGATCGACCGGTTTCGGCGAGGCCCGCAGGGACCGGACGATCCGGCCGCCGAAGAAGAGCACGAAGATCTGGAAGATGCCGCCGACCACCAGGTCGTACTGCTCCTGCGAGGACATCTCCCGGTTGCTGAAGAATCGCTTGCCCCGCGCGCCCTCGATGATCTGGGTGAGGCCGACCAGGCTGCCCACGCTCGCCAGCACGATCCCGGCGGTGACGCCCAACGTCTGCCAGAACCCCGACGTGGGCCCGTGTTCCGCCCGGTACGCCTCGGCTCTGGTGACGCACTCGTAGAGGAGCGCCCCGACCGCGAGCACCACGGCGGCGATCACCACCGCGGCGGTGAAGCTGATCGCGGCGACGATACCGAACTTGGCCAGGATCAGCGCGCCGACGAAGATCACCGCCGCGATGACCAGCGTGGCCAGGATCGCAGCGGCCAGGTAGAGCACGGCCTTGCCGATCGCGAGCAGCACCTTCTGCCACGCGGGCCGGTCGTACTCCTGCTCCGCCTCGGCTTCCGCGCGGGCCAGGTTGCCGTCCAGCGAGGCGAGTGCCGAATCGTTGTGCGCCAACGAATCCGTGACGCCGTCGGTGATCGTCGCGCGCGACCGGTCGTGGGTGGCGCCGACCTCGGCGACGGTCTTGCCGGACGTGTCGGCCAGCGCGGTCAGCAGCTGGTCGGCACTGCCCGTCGCCGCCTCCCGCCCCTGCCGGACCTGCCGGTCGGCCCCCTCCTGGACGCGGGCGGTCACCGTCGCCGTGGCCTGTCGCACGCCCGCCTGAGCCTGTTCGATCCCGCCGCGCGCCGTCCCCTCCAGCTCGGTCCCGGCCGTCCGACCCCGCACGATGACGGTGTCGAACTCCCCGCCCACGGTCGCGTCGAGCGCGTCCAGGGCGCCGATCGTCTGGGTGGCCACGCTGTCCACCGCGGTGAACCCGGAGGATCGACCGAGGGTGGCGAGCGCCGCGTCGTCCAGGCCGCGCAGCGCGAGGTCCGCGCCGTGCCCGGCCTGGTCCAGGGCCGCCCGTTCCACCGCGTCGACCTGGACAACGAGCCGCCCGCCCAGTTCGCGGGCGGTGGCTAGGGTGGCGGCCCGCAGGTCGCGGAGTTCCTGGACGGCCCGGGTCTCGATCGCGTTCAGGGCCTCGGTCGCGCCGGTCGCGCCGGTGTCCAGACCGTCCTGGACGGCCGCCCCGATGTCCCGGATGGCGTGCTGTCCGCCGGGCAGCGCCGCGTCGACCTCAGCGGCCACCTTGGTGGTCTGCTCGCCGATCCCGGCGGCGATCCGGTTCGCCTCGGTGAGCGCGAAGTCGGCGGCGGGCGGCGCGACCTGGCGCAGCTCGTCGGCCTGGGCGGTGCCGACCTGCCGCACCGCCTGGGCCCGGGCGGCGGCCCGGTCGGGGTCGGCATCGGTGATCGCGCCCACCCGGCCCTGGCCGCGCCGTGCGGCATCGGTCGCGTGCCCGGTCGCGGTGTCCCGGGCGCGCTGCGCCTCCGTCCGGCCCAGCTCGCGGGTCGCGGTCGCCTTGTCGGTGCCGGCCGCGCGCACGGTCGTGGCGTGGGCGTGCCCGTCGACGCCCAGCCGGGTGCTCTGCCCGGTCGTCGCCGTGGCGGCTTCGGCCCGGCCGGCGCCGATCGCGGTCCGGACGGCACCGGTCTGCTCGGCGATGTGGGCGCGCACCGCGGCTTCCGCCGCGTCGAACCCGTCGCTCAAGCGGGCAGTGAGGGCGCCGACCTCCTGGGTGGCGCTCTCCCGGCCGGCCGCCGCGCGCACCGCCACGGCCTGCCGCGCAGCGGACAGGGCGGCGGTGATCTCGCCCTTCTTCGCCGTGACGTGGGCGCGGAGCCGGGCGAGGGCGTTCCGCTGCCGGGGAGCGACCTCCACCGAGTCAAGGGCGTCGCCGTTGTCCGGCACGGGCGGCGCGGTCGGTTCGCGCGCGGTCCCCACGGGTGCCGGCGCGACCGCCGGCGCCGGGGCCTTGCGCTCCACCGGACCGGACGGCCGGGCAGGCTTCCGGGGCGGTGTGGCACGGGCCGGTTTCGGCGACTGGGGCGACTGGGGCGGCTGGGGTGACTTGGGCGGCGCGGGCTGGGGCGCCGGGGTGTACGGGGCGGGCTTGGCGGGCGGTGCGACGGGCGCCTCGCCACCGCGGAGCCGAGCCGGGAGCCGGTCGCCGAGTTCGGCCACGGCCCGCCGGCGCGTCTCCGGGTCGAGTGCCGCCAACTGCCGGCGCACCGCGCCCGTCCGGTCCTCGGGGTCCACCTGGAGCCGCGCCCGCAGCCGGGAGACGAGCGCCTCCTGCTCCGACCCCAGCGCCCCGGCGACCGCCGCGTTGCCCGCCGTGGCCTGCAACCCGAGCAGTCGGCGCACGGTCGGCGGTCCGCCCGGACTCGGGACGGTTCGCACCGGACGACCTGCGCGGGCGGGTTCCGGTAACCGGTCCGCGCCCTCGACATGTCCGCCCATGCAAGCCCGCCTCGATTTCTAGGTCCTCCGGGCAGGATGGCAACCGACCGGGTGCCCGACAACGGTCGCGGCGACGGCCAAACGGGCAGGAACCGCTGCCCTTCGCGGCACCGGTCGGCGCGCGGGACGCAACCCCGAACCGGGTGTGCTCCGTCCTGGTGTCAGCAAGCCGAACGCGTTGGTCACACCGAGGTAGGCCAGTCGGAGCAGCACAGCCGGTCATCATGCCGTGCTGGACGACATCACGCGGATGGCAACCGTGGCCCGTGAGCGCTTCGGGCACTCGGGCTACGTACGCCTTCTACCTGCGTGGATGAGGTTATCGGCATGCACAATGCCCTGCGCGGACAACAGCACCATCTGCGCCCGCCGCCACGTCACCACGCCGCCCGGAACAGGACCCGAGCGGCGTGTCACGTCAGGCCGAACGTTGCCTGATGCGGCACTAGGCCTCCCTGGACCACGCCTTGGAGAGGGCGAGCTTGCCGCCGGTGTGCAGCAGCGATCCCGAGTACACGCGGCTCGCCAGCAGCACGGTCAGCACGACCGTCCCGGCCAGCAACCCCATGGCCAGCAGCGGTTCCCACAGCGCCGCGTCACCGGCGAACAGTCGCACCGGCATCGCGATCGCCGACGAGAACGGCAGGAACGACAGCACGGTGAGCACGGTGACGTTGTCGGAGAAGAACATCACGCCGAAGTACGGTCCCATCACCAGGAGCATCACCAGGCCCATGCTCGAACCCAAGTCCTCCTGCCTGCTGACCAACGACCCTGCCACCGCCCACATCGCGGCCAGCAGCACGAAGCCCAACACCAGGAACGGCACGAACCAGCCCAACGCGGGCGCGACCAGCGCCAGCAGCTCCGAGTGGCCGCCCAGCCGCATCGCCACCGGCGCGGCCACCGCGATCACCAGCACCTGGCCGATCGTCAGCAGCGAGTGGCCCACGATCTTGCCCGCCAGCAGCGCGCGCACCGGCACCGTCGACACCAGGATCTCCACGATCCGCGTCTGCTTCTCGGTGACGGTGCTCTGCGCGATCGCCGTCCCGCCCATCCCGAACATGAGGAACAGCAACGCGAACACCATGATCACGAGCTGTCGCTGACCCTGGCCGACCTCGGCCGGGTCGAGCAGGTCGACCGGCGGCGCGGTGCGCAGCGCGGCCACGACGTCGGTCGGCGGGTCGGCCAACGCGACCACCCGGATGCCCGTGGCGGACTCGCCCGTGGTGTCCGGCACGACCGCCGCCTCCACCTCCTCCGACCGGATCAACGCCTCGGCGGCGGCCAGGTCCGCAACCTCGCGGACCTCAACACCGGTGTCCGTCAACGCCTCCGCGGCCTGCGAGCCGACCGTGGCCACCTTGGTCTCGCCGCCACCGAGCACGGTCGGCAGGATCGACATCGCGAACAACCCGACCACGATCACGCCGAGACCGATCCAGAACGCCTTGGCGCGCAGGAAGGTCTTCATCTCCCGCTCGGCGACCAGCCTGGTGGCCGCGGCGAACCCGCGCGACCCGCCGTCCCGCTCCCGCTCCGTCACACCGGTCATCAGATCGCCTCCATGAAGATCTCGCCGAGCGTCGGCACGACGGGGGTGAAGCTGCGCACGGAACCTCGGCGCAGGGCGGCTTCCAGGACCACCTGGTCCACCTGGTCCACTTCGGCGTCACCGTCCGGTTCGAACACCACGCGCGGGCCGTCGACGTCGACCACCCGGACGCCCGGCACGTCGCGCACCCACCCGGCGTCGGACGCCACCACCAGCTCGAACCGCGTGGTGCCGTACCGGGTCCGCAGCTCGTCCCGCGCGCCGCTGACCGCGATCCGGCCGCCGGAGATGATCACCACGTCGTCGCACAGCCGTTCCACCACGGACAGCTGGTGGCTGGAGAACAGCACCGGCACACCGCTCGCGGCCCGGTCGCGCAGCACCCCGAGCACCGTCTCGACCGCGATCGGGTCCAACCCGGAGAACGGCTCGTCCATGATCAGCATGACGGGGTCGTGCACCAGTGCGGCGGCGACCTGCGCGCGCTGCTGGTTGCCCAGCGACAGCTCTTCGAGCTTGTCCTTGGCCCGGTGGCCCAGTTCGAGCTGGTCGAGCAGGCGTTCGGTGTTGCGCCGCGCGGTGTCCTTGTCGAGGCCGTGCAGCTGCCCGAGCCAGGCGATCTGCTCGGCGACGGCCATCTTCGGGTACAGGCCGCGTTCCTCGGGCATGTACCCGAACCGCTGCCGCACCGAGCCCGTCACCGGCGAGCCGTGCCAGGCGACCGTGCCGCCGTGCGCGGCGAGGACACCGAGGACGATGCGCATGGTGGTGGTCTTGCCGGACCCGTTCGCGCCCAGGAACCCGGTCATGCGGCCGGGCCGGACCTCGAAGGACACCCCGTCGAGGACCTGGTGGTCGCCGAAACTCCGGCTCACCGACGTCACTGTCAACATGACCGCAACGCTAGGCCGCGCACGCCTCCGGCACGTCCGGCGCGAGATCGACTCCGGGGGTCATCCTCGCGGAGGACCCCCTTGGCCCGGTTCCACGATCCCGTGCTCGTAGGCGAACACGACGGCGTGCGTGCGGTCGCGCAGGCCCAGCTTGGCCAGGATGCGCGACACGTGCGTCTTCACCGTCGTCTCCCCCAGGTACAGCGCGCCGGCGATCTCCGCGTTGCTCGCGCCGCGCGCGAGGTGGACCAGCACCTCGAACTCGCGGTCGGTCAGCTCGGACGGCCGGCGCGCGGGCGTTGCCGGCGCCGGTCCGGTGAACCGGGCGATGACGCGCCGCGTGACCTCGGGCGACAGCAGGGCGTCACCCCGGGCGACGATCCGGACCGAGTCGACCAGGTCCTCGGGTGAGGCGTTCTTGAGCAGGAAGCCGCTCGCGCCCGCCCGCAGCGCCTCGAACAGGTAGTCCTCGCGGTCGAACGTGGTGAGGATGACGACCTTGATCGGGTTGCCCGCGCCTGCCGGGCCGAGGATGCGCCGGGTGGCCTCCAGCCCGTCGACGCCCGGCATCTGCACGTCCATCAGCACGACGTCCGGCTGGAGCCGGCCGACCACGTCCACGGCCTCGGCGCCGTCACGGGCCTCGCCGACCACCTCGATGTCGTCCTCGGTGCCGAGGATCACCCGGAAGCCCGCCCGCACCAGGTCCTGGTCGTCGGCGAGCACCACGCGCAAGGGGGTCGTCATGCCGGGAACCTCGCACGGACCCGGTACCCGGCGTCACGGCGGGGTCCGGCTTCCAGCTCGCCGCCGTGCACCGCGACCCGTTCCCGCATGCCGACCAGGCCGAACCCGGCGCGGCCCACCGACGTGCCCTTGGAGCCGCGGCCGTCGTCGGCCACCTCGACCTCCAGCGAGTTCTCCAGGAACCGCACCCGCACGTCCGCCTTGCGGGCGTCCGCGTGCTTCACCACGTTCGTCAACGACTCCTGCACGATCCGGTACACCGACAGCGCGACGCCCTCCGGCACCGGCCGGGGGTCGCCGTAAACGCCGTGCTCCACGTCGAGCCCCGCCGACCGCGCCAGTTCGGCCAGCTCGGACAGCTGGTCCAGGCCCGGTGACGACGTCTCACCCTCCTTGTCGCGGACCTCCTCCTGGTCGGCGCGCAGCACGCCCAGCAGCCCGCGCAGTTCGCCGATCGCGGTGCGCGCGGTGTCCTCGACGGTCCGCAACGCCTCGCGGGCCAAGTCGAGGTCGCGGTCGAGCACCCGCCGCGCCGCGCCCGCCTGCACGCCCATCACCGACACGTGGTGCGCGACGACGTCGTGCAGGTCACGGGCGATGCGGACGCGTTCGGCGACGATCGCGCCACGCGTGTTCTGCTCCTGCGACCGGCGCAGTTGCTCGGCGCGGTGCTCCAGCTCGGCCTGTCGGCGGGCTGATTCCCACGCCATGTCGCCGAAGAAGTACGAGGAGAGGAAGAACAGCAGGTTGAACCCGATGCCGTAGAGCACCGACGCGATCACCGGGTCCAGCGGACCGGCCGCTCCCTCGAACGACGGCGCGGGGCGCACCAGGAACCGCACCAGCCCGAACCCGAGCCAGGCGAACATCGCCACGATCACCGCGACCCGCGCCCACCGCGCCCGCGTCCGGTCCTGCCCCCACGCGCCGGCGCTGAACATGGCCAGGAACAACGCGACCGAGGGCACGAGGTTGTCGCCCACCTGTCGTGCCTGCGCCGCGATCAACAGCGCGCCGACCACGAGCAGCACGGCCACCGGGAACCGCCGTCGTGCCACCAGCGGCAGCGTCAGGGCCGCGCCCCAGGCGAGTTGCTCCGGCATCGACACCACGTCGTCGAACACCATCGCGCCCATGCTGTTGACCAGCACCGTCACCGCCGCCGCGCCCGCCAACGCCGCGAGCGCCAGCCAGACGTCGTGCCGCCGCTGGGCCGCAGTGGGGCCGGGACGCCGCCACTGCGCCCACACGGGCTCACGCGACCATTCGTCCGCCATGCCGAGAACGTAACCCGACCGGCGTTCGCCCAGCGCGCCCGACCACCACGGTCCAGCTGTGGTCACCGCGAGGCGTGGGAGGGTCGCGGGTGGTCACCGCCGAGCCGAACCCCGTGCTTGCCAAAGATGTAGTCCGGGCAGGTCAGGTGGCGTGGTGGTTACGCGTCCAGATCGTCGGCTGGCCAGTGGCCTGCGGGACGTTCCGTCGGCGATGCAGGCGTACCGCTCGCTCCATTGAGGACCGTCGTCCGGGCGGAGGCATGTCGGACCTGGCGACCCAGCTCCTTCGTTGGAACCACGAAAGTCGACTGGGGAGGACGACCTCCCGCCCATTGAGGAAGATGCATCTCACCGAGACCTGCGACGACCCATCGTTGTGGGATCGCCGCACTTGGTCGTGAAGGTGGTCACCACCGACGCGACCGTCACCGGACGTGCAAGTCCTCGGAGAACCGATGCCGAGCTCGATCGCCGCGAGCTGCTGCACACGGAGCACATCGTGGACGCCAGACACCTCCGTCGAACCACGCGGTCATCGGATCTTCGACTTGGCGGTGTTGCGCACTCGCTTGGTCCGGCCGACTTCGGCCAACACCTCCAGCACCGAAGGCCTGGTCAGGTTGTCGGCCACCTTGCGCTGCAACCAGTCCGACGCCTCTCGCAGTCGGTCGCGATCCGGTTCACCGCCCGCCACCAGATCCCGGTACAAGAGCCACTCGGCGACTCGGCGCGTCGGGAACTCGCGACCACCGAGCACCGGCAGCACCGCTTCCGCCCAGGTGTCGAAGTCCGGGTGTGACTCGCCCAATCGATCCAGGTGCCGCACGACGGCGGACACCGCCATAACCTGGTCCGGATCTCCGAGCACGCGCGTGATGACCTGGAGGTCGTCGGGTGGTGTGGCGTCCGCCAACGCACGCAGATACACCTCGTGCCGCACGTGTTCGTCGTGCACGCCCACGTTCACGTCCACGTCCTGGAGGCCGGTCGCCGCGACGAACTCCGGGAACCGATCGTGCTCGGTCACGACGACCCTCCTCCCGAGCCCTCGCAGGGTCGGTAGCGGCGCATGTCCCGGCGGATGGCGTTGCGGATCTCCCGGATGTGGTCGTCCACGACCTGCTGCTGCCTGCGTGACAACTCGGGGTCGCCCTCCAGCGGTTTGCCGTTCTGGCCGATCCGGGTTTCCGCGCCACCGCCCTTGACGTGGGCGTGCGGGGGAGCGTGGTCGTTGGAGTAGATCTGCACTCGCACGCCCCTGTCGTTGACGACCGTCCCGACCGGGCTGTCCTCGGTCAGACCTAGCGGGTCGAACCACGTGCCGGGGTTGCGGACGCAACTGTGCGGAGCGTAGCCGCCGCCGAGCCCCAGCGGATCGGCGGAGACGTACCTCGCGGTCCTGGGGTCGTAGAACCGGAAGTGGTTGTAATGCGGGCCGGTCTCCGCGTCGTGGTACTGGCCCGGGAAGCGCAGGGGCACCCGGTCGGCCTGGTCGGGCGTGATGCCCCACACCGTGGATCGGGCCCGCCACACCACGTCGCCCCGTGCGGAGAGCAGTTCGGTCGGCGTGCCGACCAGGTCGGTGACGATCGAGCGGACTGCTCATCCACGCGCTCCCGGTCCACGGGGACGCGCTCGACCTGCGTCACCGGCCGGTGGCTGTCGGGCAGGTAGTCCCACGTCGTGGTGCGGCCGGAGCGGGACTGCTCGACGAGCGTCTCGCCGTCCCGGGTGA
This is a stretch of genomic DNA from Saccharothrix ecbatanensis. It encodes these proteins:
- a CDS encoding ABC transporter ATP-binding protein, producing MLTVTSVSRSFGDHQVLDGVSFEVRPGRMTGFLGANGSGKTTTMRIVLGVLAAHGGTVAWHGSPVTGSVRQRFGYMPEERGLYPKMAVAEQIAWLGQLHGLDKDTARRNTERLLDQLELGHRAKDKLEELSLGNQQRAQVAAALVHDPVMLIMDEPFSGLDPIAVETVLGVLRDRAASGVPVLFSSHQLSVVERLCDDVVIISGGRIAVSGARDELRTRYGTTRFELVVASDAGWVRDVPGVRVVDVDGPRVVFEPDGDAEVDQVDQVVLEAALRRGSVRSFTPVVPTLGEIFMEAI
- a CDS encoding sensor histidine kinase, translated to MADEWSREPVWAQWRRPGPTAAQRRHDVWLALAALAGAAAVTVLVNSMGAMVFDDVVSMPEQLAWGAALTLPLVARRRFPVAVLLVVGALLIAAQARQVGDNLVPSVALFLAMFSAGAWGQDRTRARWARVAVIVAMFAWLGFGLVRFLVRPAPSFEGAAGPLDPVIASVLYGIGFNLLFFLSSYFFGDMAWESARRQAELEHRAEQLRRSQEQNTRGAIVAERVRIARDLHDVVAHHVSVMGVQAGAARRVLDRDLDLAREALRTVEDTARTAIGELRGLLGVLRADQEEVRDKEGETSSPGLDQLSELAELARSAGLDVEHGVYGDPRPVPEGVALSVYRIVQESLTNVVKHADARKADVRVRFLENSLEVEVADDGRGSKGTSVGRAGFGLVGMRERVAVHGGELEAGPRRDAGYRVRARFPA
- a CDS encoding response regulator, translating into MTTPLRVVLADDQDLVRAGFRVILGTEDDIEVVGEARDGAEAVDVVGRLQPDVVLMDVQMPGVDGLEATRRILGPAGAGNPIKVVILTTFDREDYLFEALRAGASGFLLKNASPEDLVDSVRIVARGDALLSPEVTRRVIARFTGPAPATPARRPSELTDREFEVLVHLARGASNAEIAGALYLGETTVKTHVSRILAKLGLRDRTHAVVFAYEHGIVEPGQGGPPRG
- a CDS encoding RHS repeat-associated core domain-containing protein, translated to MVTDLVGTPTELLSARGDVVWRARSTVWGITPDQADRVPLRFPGQYHDAETGPHYNHFRFYDPRTARYVSADPLGLGGGYAPHSCVRNPGTWFDPLGLTEDSPVGTVVNDRGVRVQIYSNDHAPPHAHVKGGGAETRIGQNGKPLEGDPELSRRQQQVVDDHIREIRNAIRRDMRRYRPCEGSGGGSS